A region from the Citrobacter telavivensis genome encodes:
- the proQ gene encoding RNA chaperone ProQ encodes MENQPKLNSSKEVIAFLAERFPQCFSAEGEARPLKIGIFQDLVERIEGEMNLSKTQLRSALRLYTSSWRYLYGVKPGATRVDLDGNPCGELDEQHVEHARKQLEEAKARVQAQRAEQQAKKREAAAAAGETEDAPRRERKPRPAPRRKEATERKPRADKPAAKAPRAPREEKLTPVSDISALSVGQSLKVKAGNDAMDATVLEITKDGVRVQLNSGMSLIVRAEHLVF; translated from the coding sequence ATGGAAAATCAACCTAAGTTGAATAGCAGTAAAGAAGTAATCGCGTTTTTGGCCGAGCGTTTTCCGCAGTGCTTTAGTGCGGAAGGCGAAGCGCGCCCACTGAAAATTGGCATTTTTCAGGATCTGGTAGAGCGTATTGAGGGCGAAATGAACCTCAGCAAAACGCAACTTCGTTCCGCTTTACGTCTTTATACTTCGAGCTGGCGTTACCTGTACGGCGTTAAGCCGGGCGCAACGCGTGTCGATCTCGACGGCAACCCTTGTGGGGAGCTGGATGAGCAGCACGTTGAACATGCGCGTAAACAGCTTGAAGAAGCGAAAGCTCGCGTTCAGGCGCAGCGTGCTGAACAGCAAGCGAAAAAACGCGAAGCTGCCGCTGCCGCAGGTGAAACCGAAGACGCACCTCGCCGTGAACGTAAGCCGCGTCCTGCACCACGCCGCAAAGAAGCGACTGAGCGTAAACCGCGTGCTGATAAACCGGCCGCGAAAGCGCCGCGCGCACCTCGTGAAGAGAAATTGACTCCGGTTTCGGATATTTCAGCGCTGAGCGTTGGACAGTCTCTGAAGGTGAAAGCGGGCAATGATGCGATGGATGCCACCGTATTAGAAATCACCAAAGATGGCGTCCGTGTACAGCTGAATTCGGGTATGTCTTTGATTGTACGCGCAGAACACCTGGTGTTCTGA
- a CDS encoding carboxy terminal-processing peptidase, whose translation MNTFFRLTALAGLLAIAGQTFAVDDITRADQIPVLKEETQHATVSERVTSRFTRSHYRQFDLDSAFSAKIFDRYLNLLDYSHNVLLAGDVEQFAKKKGQLGDELRSGKLDVFYDLYNLAQKRRFERFQYALKVLERPMDFTGTDTFNLDRSKAPWPKDEAELNALWDGKVKFDELSLKLTGKDDKEIRETLTRRYKSAIRRLTQTNSEDVFSLAMTAFAREIDPHTNYLSPRNTEQFNTEMSLSLEGIGAVLQMDDDYTVINSMVAGGPAAKSKAISVGDRIVGVGQTGKSMVDVIGWRLDDVVALIKGPKGSKVRLEVLPAGKGTKTRTVTLTRERIRLEDRAVKMSVKTVGKEKVGVLDIPGFYVGLTDDVKVQLQKLEKQNVSSIVIDLRSNGGGALTEAVSLSGLFIPSGPVVQVRDNNGKVREDSDTDGVVYYKGPLVVLVDRFSASASEIFAAAMQDYGRALIVGEPTFGKGTVQQYRSLNRIYDQMLRPEWPALGSVQYTIQKFYRVNGGSTQRKGVTPDIIMPTGNEETETGEKFEDNALPWDSIDAATYVKSDDLTPFGPELLKDHNARIAQDPEFQYIMKDIARFNAMKDKRNIASLNYAQREKENNEDDAMRLARINDRFKREGKPVLKKLDDLPKDYQEPDPYLDETVKIALDLATLEKAKPAEQPAAAK comes from the coding sequence ATGAACACATTTTTTAGGCTTACCGCGTTAGCTGGCCTGCTTGCAATAGCAGGCCAGACCTTCGCTGTGGACGACATTACGCGTGCCGATCAGATTCCTGTTCTTAAGGAAGAGACACAGCACGCGACGGTGAGTGAACGCGTTACGTCGCGTTTTACGCGTTCTCACTATCGTCAGTTCGATCTCGATTCGGCCTTTTCCGCCAAAATTTTCGACCGCTATCTGAATTTACTCGACTACAGCCACAACGTGCTGTTGGCGGGGGATGTCGAGCAGTTTGCGAAGAAGAAAGGGCAGTTGGGCGACGAACTGCGCTCGGGTAAGCTCGACGTTTTTTACGATCTCTATAATCTGGCGCAAAAGCGCCGTTTCGAGCGCTTTCAGTACGCACTGAAAGTGCTGGAACGTCCGATGGATTTCACCGGGACTGATACCTTTAATCTCGATCGCAGCAAAGCGCCCTGGCCGAAAGACGAGGCTGAGCTTAATGCGCTGTGGGACGGTAAGGTGAAGTTCGATGAGTTAAGTCTGAAACTGACCGGCAAAGACGACAAAGAAATTCGTGAGACGCTGACCCGTCGTTATAAATCCGCGATCCGTCGTCTGACGCAAACCAACAGTGAAGACGTCTTCTCACTGGCGATGACGGCGTTTGCTCGCGAAATTGATCCACATACCAACTATCTCTCACCACGAAACACCGAACAGTTTAATACTGAAATGAGCCTGTCCCTTGAAGGGATTGGTGCCGTGTTGCAGATGGACGATGACTATACGGTCATCAACTCCATGGTAGCCGGCGGTCCGGCGGCGAAGAGCAAAGCGATTAGCGTTGGCGATCGCATTGTCGGTGTGGGTCAGACGGGCAAAAGCATGGTCGATGTGATCGGCTGGCGTCTGGATGACGTTGTTGCGCTCATCAAAGGGCCAAAAGGCAGCAAGGTTCGTCTTGAAGTTCTGCCTGCCGGCAAAGGAACAAAAACCCGAACGGTCACACTGACGCGTGAGCGCATTCGTCTGGAAGACCGTGCGGTTAAGATGTCTGTGAAGACGGTGGGTAAAGAGAAAGTCGGCGTACTGGATATCCCGGGCTTCTATGTTGGCCTGACTGACGATGTCAAAGTTCAGTTGCAGAAACTGGAAAAACAGAATGTCAGCAGCATCGTAATCGATCTGCGCAGCAATGGTGGCGGAGCGTTGACGGAAGCGGTTTCGCTGTCGGGTCTGTTTATTCCTTCTGGTCCGGTGGTTCAGGTTCGCGACAATAATGGCAAAGTCCGTGAGGACAGCGATACGGATGGCGTTGTTTACTACAAAGGTCCGCTGGTGGTGCTGGTCGATCGCTTCAGCGCGTCGGCATCGGAAATTTTTGCAGCCGCCATGCAGGATTACGGTCGCGCGCTGATCGTCGGTGAACCGACCTTCGGTAAAGGTACCGTGCAGCAGTATCGTTCGCTGAACCGTATTTACGATCAGATGCTGCGTCCGGAATGGCCTGCACTGGGTTCCGTCCAGTACACGATCCAGAAGTTTTATCGCGTGAACGGCGGCAGTACCCAGCGTAAAGGCGTCACGCCCGATATCATCATGCCAACAGGGAATGAAGAGACAGAAACCGGCGAGAAGTTTGAAGATAATGCGTTGCCGTGGGATAGCATCGACGCCGCAACGTATGTGAAATCAGACGATCTGACGCCGTTCGGTCCTGAGTTACTCAAAGATCACAACGCGCGTATTGCGCAGGATCCTGAGTTCCAGTACATCATGAAGGATATCGCCCGTTTCAATGCGATGAAGGACAAACGTAACATCGCGTCTCTGAATTACGCGCAGCGTGAAAAAGAGAATAACGAAGATGATGCGATGCGTCTGGCGCGAATCAATGACCGGTTTAAACGTGAAGGAAAACCGGTTCTGAAGAAACTGGACGACCTGCCAAAAGATTACCAGGAGCCGGATCCGTATCTTGATGAAACGGTGAAGATTGCGCTGGATCTGGCGACGCTTGAGAAAGCGAAGCCCGCGGAACAACCCGCTGCGGCGAAGTAA
- the htpX gene encoding protease HtpX, giving the protein MMRIALFLLTNLAVMVVFGLVLSLTGIQSSSVQGLMIMALLFGFGGSFVSLLMSKWMALRSVGGEVIEQPRNERERWLMNTVATQARQAGIAMPQVAIYHAPDINAFATGARRDASLVAVSTGLLQNMSPDEAEAVIAHEISHIANGDMVTMTLIQGVVNTFVIFISRILAQIAAGFLGGNRDEGEGSNGNPMIYFAVAMVLELVFGILASIITMWFSRHREFHADAGSAKLVGREKMIAALQRLKTSYEPQEASSMMAFCINGKGKSLSELFMTHPPLDKRIEALRSGEYLK; this is encoded by the coding sequence ATGATGCGAATCGCGCTTTTCCTGTTGACGAACCTTGCCGTCATGGTCGTTTTCGGGCTGGTGCTGAGCCTGACAGGGATTCAGTCGAGCAGCGTTCAGGGCCTGATGATTATGGCGCTGCTGTTCGGTTTTGGTGGTTCCTTCGTTTCACTGCTGATGTCCAAATGGATGGCGTTACGTTCCGTCGGTGGGGAAGTGATAGAGCAGCCGCGTAACGAAAGAGAACGCTGGTTAATGAATACGGTCGCCACGCAGGCGCGTCAGGCCGGTATTGCTATGCCGCAGGTTGCTATTTACCATGCGCCGGACATTAACGCGTTTGCCACCGGGGCGCGTCGTGATGCGTCTCTGGTCGCGGTCAGTACCGGCTTGCTGCAAAACATGAGCCCGGATGAGGCTGAAGCGGTTATTGCTCATGAAATTAGCCATATCGCGAACGGTGACATGGTCACCATGACGCTGATTCAGGGGGTCGTGAACACCTTTGTTATCTTTATCTCGCGCATTCTGGCGCAGATCGCCGCGGGTTTTCTCGGTGGCAACCGTGATGAAGGCGAGGGTAGCAACGGCAACCCGATGATCTATTTTGCTGTCGCGATGGTACTGGAACTGGTCTTCGGTATTCTGGCGAGCATTATTACCATGTGGTTCTCTCGTCATCGTGAGTTCCACGCCGACGCGGGTTCCGCCAAACTGGTTGGTCGTGAAAAAATGATTGCCGCGCTGCAGCGTCTGAAAACCAGTTACGAACCGCAGGAAGCATCCAGCATGATGGCCTTCTGCATTAATGGTAAAGGTAAATCACTGAGTGAACTGTTTATGACTCACCCGCCGCTGGATAAACGTATCGAAGCGCTGCGAAGTGGGGAATACCTGAAGTAA
- a CDS encoding MFS transporter: MNKPQADGLPLPQRYGAILTIVIGISMAVLDGAIANVALPTIADDLHASAASSIWVVNAYQIAIVVSLLSLSFLGDMFGYRRIYKCGLVVFLLASLFCALADSLQVLTMARVVQGFGGAALMSVNTALIRLIYPQRHLGRGMGINSFIVAVSAAAGPTIAAAILSIASWKWLFLINVPLGIIALILAIRFLPPNGSRSNKPRFDIPSAVMNALTFGLLITALSGFAQGQSLTLVGAELAALVVVGYFFIRRQLSLPVPLLPVDLLRIPLFSLSIGTSICSFCAQMLAMVSLPFYLQTVLGRSEVETGLLLTPWPLATMVMAPLAGYLIERVHAGLLGALGLLVMASGLFALVLLPAVPSDLNIIWPMILCGAGFGLFQSPNNHTIITSAPRERSGGASGMLGTARLLGQSSGAALVALLLNQFGDNGTHVSLLAAGILATVAAVVSGLRITQPRAQG; the protein is encoded by the coding sequence ATGAATAAACCCCAGGCCGACGGCCTGCCGCTTCCGCAGCGATATGGCGCCATTTTAACCATTGTTATTGGTATTTCGATGGCCGTACTGGATGGTGCCATTGCCAACGTGGCACTCCCCACCATTGCCGATGATTTACACGCCTCCGCCGCCAGCTCAATCTGGGTCGTCAACGCCTATCAGATTGCCATTGTCGTCTCGTTACTGTCGCTGTCGTTCCTGGGCGATATGTTTGGCTATCGACGCATCTACAAATGCGGACTGGTCGTCTTTCTGCTGGCTTCACTGTTCTGCGCACTCGCAGACTCGCTGCAGGTGTTGACGATGGCGCGTGTCGTGCAGGGGTTTGGCGGCGCGGCGCTGATGAGCGTCAACACCGCGTTGATCCGTCTGATTTATCCTCAGCGCCATCTGGGACGCGGGATGGGCATCAACTCCTTTATCGTTGCCGTCTCTGCAGCCGCTGGCCCCACCATTGCCGCGGCGATCCTCTCAATCGCCTCCTGGAAATGGCTGTTCCTGATCAACGTGCCATTAGGAATTATTGCGCTAATTCTGGCGATACGATTCCTGCCGCCCAATGGTTCACGCAGCAATAAACCGCGTTTTGATATCCCCAGCGCCGTGATGAACGCACTGACCTTTGGTCTGCTGATCACCGCACTGAGCGGTTTTGCACAGGGGCAGTCCCTGACGCTGGTCGGTGCTGAACTGGCGGCGCTGGTCGTGGTGGGCTACTTCTTTATCCGTCGTCAACTCTCACTACCGGTGCCGCTATTGCCGGTCGACCTGCTGCGTATTCCCCTGTTTTCACTGTCGATAGGGACATCAATCTGTTCCTTCTGCGCACAGATGCTGGCGATGGTCTCCCTTCCCTTCTACCTGCAAACGGTACTGGGTCGCAGTGAAGTTGAAACGGGTCTGCTGCTCACTCCCTGGCCACTGGCAACGATGGTCATGGCACCGCTGGCCGGGTATCTGATAGAGCGCGTCCATGCGGGATTGCTGGGGGCGCTGGGCCTGTTGGTGATGGCTAGCGGACTGTTTGCGCTGGTGCTGCTTCCTGCCGTACCGTCCGATCTCAATATCATCTGGCCGATGATCCTCTGCGGTGCCGGGTTTGGTTTGTTTCAGTCACCCAATAATCACACAATCATCACGTCAGCGCCGCGCGAACGCAGCGGTGGCGCGAGCGGCATGCTGGGAACCGCTCGTTTGCTGGGACAAAGTTCAGGCGCGGCGCTGGTCGCGCTGCTGTTGAACCAGTTCGGGGATAACGGCACGCATGTTTCTCTGCTGGCTGCGGGGATTCTGGCAACCGTGGCGGCGGTGGTGAGTGGTTTACGCATCACACAACCTCGAGCGCAGGGATAA
- the kdgR gene encoding DNA-binding transcriptional regulator KdgR, which yields MANADLDKQPDSVSSVLKVFGILQALGEEREIGITELSQRVMMSKSTVYRFLQTMKTLGYVSQEGESEKYSLTLKLFELGARALQNVDLIRSADIQMRELSRLTKETVHLGALDEDSIVYIHKIDSMYNLRMYSRVGRRNPLYSTAIGKVLLAWRDRDEVKQILDGVEYKRSTGRTITTTEALLPVLDKVREQGYGEDNEEQEEGLRCIGVPVFDRFGVVIAGLSISFPTLRFSEENLHDYVSMLHTAARKISEQMGYNHYPF from the coding sequence ATGGCTAACGCAGATCTGGATAAACAGCCTGATTCTGTATCTTCCGTGCTGAAAGTTTTTGGCATTCTGCAGGCGCTGGGTGAAGAGCGCGAAATAGGGATTACCGAGTTATCACAACGCGTCATGATGTCAAAAAGCACCGTTTATCGCTTTTTACAGACCATGAAAACGCTGGGTTATGTGTCGCAGGAAGGGGAGTCCGAGAAGTATTCTCTGACGCTGAAACTGTTTGAACTGGGCGCGCGTGCGCTACAGAACGTTGACCTTATCCGCAGTGCGGACATCCAGATGCGTGAACTCTCTCGTCTGACTAAAGAGACCGTGCACCTCGGTGCGCTGGATGAAGACAGCATCGTATACATCCATAAGATTGATTCGATGTACAATCTGCGCATGTATTCGCGTGTCGGTCGTCGTAACCCGCTTTATAGCACCGCGATTGGTAAAGTGCTGCTGGCCTGGCGCGATCGTGATGAAGTGAAACAGATTCTGGACGGCGTTGAGTACAAACGCAGTACCGGGCGCACCATCACCACCACGGAAGCATTGTTGCCCGTGCTGGATAAAGTTCGTGAACAGGGTTATGGCGAAGATAACGAAGAACAAGAAGAAGGTTTACGCTGCATTGGCGTACCGGTATTTGACCGTTTCGGTGTCGTGATTGCTGGCCTGAGCATCTCCTTCCCGACGCTGCGTTTTTCCGAAGAAAACCTGCATGACTACGTTTCGATGCTGCATACTGCGGCGCGTAAAATTTCTGAACAGATGGGTTACAACCATTATCCATTCTGA
- the mgrB gene encoding PhoP/PhoQ regulator MgrB has protein sequence MKKFRWIILVVVVLVCLLLWAQVFNIMCDQDVQFFSGICAINKFIPW, from the coding sequence GTGAAAAAGTTTCGATGGATAATTCTGGTGGTGGTGGTGCTTGTGTGCCTGTTGCTATGGGCCCAAGTGTTCAACATCATGTGTGACCAGGATGTACAATTTTTCAGCGGAATTTGCGCCATCAATAAATTTATCCCCTGGTGA
- a CDS encoding DUF2627 domain-containing protein, whose amino-acid sequence MCGIFSKEVLSKHVVVEYRFSAEPYISASSSNVSVLSMLGLRAKKTL is encoded by the coding sequence ATGTGTGGCATTTTCAGTAAAGAAGTCCTGAGTAAACACGTTGTCGTTGAATACCGCTTCTCTGCCGAACCTTATATTAGTGCCTCAAGCAGTAATGTCTCAGTTTTATCTATGTTAGGCCTGCGGGCTAAGAAAACACTCTAA
- the cspE gene encoding transcription antiterminator/RNA stability regulator CspE, translating to MAKIKGQVKWFNESKGFGFITPADGSKDVFVHFSAIQGNGFKTLAEGQNVEFEIQDGQKGPAAVNVTAI from the coding sequence ATGGCAAAGATTAAAGGTCAAGTTAAGTGGTTCAACGAGTCTAAAGGTTTTGGCTTTATTACTCCGGCTGATGGCAGCAAAGACGTGTTCGTACACTTCTCCGCTATCCAGGGTAATGGCTTCAAAACTCTGGCTGAAGGCCAGAACGTTGAGTTCGAAATTCAGGACGGCCAGAAAGGTCCGGCTGCTGTTAACGTAACAGCTATCTGA
- the ftsI gene encoding peptidoglycan glycosyltransferase FtsI — protein sequence MKKKSDGTARSFTPLRFALLCIAILLSLGMLLGRVAWLQIVEPDSLVRQEDMRSLREVTTASPRGMITDRQGRPLAVSVPVNAVWVDPQTLLSKGGVGANERWQALANTLHLSLTTLAARVNHDPSARFIYLARQVSPQQAKWIERLNLPGINLREESRRFYPAGHVAANLIGFTNIDGQGIEGIEKSFNAQLMGKPGSRLVRKDKFGHVIENITEVNPVPAHELQLSIDERLQTVTEDALDNAVSWNKAESGAAVLVNIATGEILAMASFPDFNPNNRDGAGLDDFRNRAISDTFEPGSTVKPLVIMTALEQGIVQPDSVIDTHPFFLDGHRIRDVGFYPELTLTGILQKSSDTGVSHLSLAMPIQQLVDTYQRFGFGQPTGLGLTGESQGLMPQRHYWSDLDRATFAFGYGLMVTPLQLAHVYATIGSFGLYRPLSITRIDPPVIGKRVMSEALVRQVEHMMESVALPGGGGTKAAVRDYRVAVKTGTAKKIGDDGKYVDKYVAYTAGVAPASSPKFALVVVINDPQNGAYYGGAVSAPVFSQIMGDVLRLENVKPDGMPADSSHLLVMHGNPQTFPVR from the coding sequence GTGAAAAAGAAAAGTGATGGTACGGCGCGAAGTTTCACACCGCTACGCTTTGCACTACTTTGTATAGCCATATTGCTGAGTCTGGGAATGCTATTGGGACGCGTCGCATGGTTGCAGATTGTTGAACCCGATTCCCTGGTCAGGCAAGAAGATATGCGCTCGTTGCGCGAAGTCACCACGGCATCGCCGCGCGGAATGATTACTGACCGGCAGGGACGGCCACTGGCGGTGAGCGTACCGGTGAATGCGGTCTGGGTTGATCCGCAAACCTTGTTGAGTAAAGGCGGCGTTGGCGCCAACGAACGCTGGCAGGCGCTGGCGAATACGCTGCATCTCTCGCTCACAACGCTGGCGGCGCGCGTTAACCACGATCCGTCGGCACGGTTTATCTACCTTGCGCGTCAGGTCTCTCCTCAACAGGCGAAGTGGATAGAGAGACTGAATTTGCCCGGGATCAACTTGCGTGAAGAATCCCGGCGGTTTTACCCGGCAGGACATGTCGCGGCGAATCTGATTGGTTTTACCAACATTGACGGGCAGGGTATTGAAGGCATTGAGAAAAGCTTTAACGCACAGTTAATGGGTAAACCGGGTTCCCGTCTGGTCCGCAAGGATAAATTCGGCCATGTGATTGAAAACATCACGGAAGTCAATCCTGTACCGGCTCATGAACTTCAGCTTAGCATTGATGAGCGACTGCAGACGGTTACCGAAGATGCGCTGGACAATGCGGTTAGCTGGAATAAAGCGGAATCCGGAGCCGCCGTGCTGGTGAACATTGCCACCGGTGAGATTCTGGCGATGGCCAGTTTCCCCGATTTTAACCCGAATAATCGGGATGGTGCGGGGCTTGACGATTTTCGCAATCGAGCGATTAGCGATACCTTCGAACCGGGATCGACGGTGAAACCGCTGGTCATCATGACGGCGCTTGAGCAGGGGATTGTGCAGCCTGACAGCGTAATCGATACCCATCCATTTTTTCTCGACGGGCATCGCATCCGCGACGTGGGTTTTTATCCGGAACTGACGCTGACCGGTATTTTGCAAAAATCGAGTGACACCGGAGTATCGCATCTCTCGCTGGCGATGCCCATTCAGCAGTTAGTGGATACATATCAGCGTTTTGGCTTTGGTCAGCCCACGGGACTGGGACTCACCGGGGAGAGTCAGGGGCTGATGCCACAGCGTCACTACTGGAGCGATTTGGATCGTGCAACATTTGCCTTTGGCTACGGCCTGATGGTGACACCGCTTCAACTGGCGCACGTCTATGCCACGATTGGCAGTTTTGGCCTTTACCGACCGCTCTCCATCACGCGTATCGATCCGCCGGTCATCGGCAAACGCGTGATGTCCGAAGCGTTGGTCAGACAGGTAGAACATATGATGGAAAGTGTTGCTCTGCCGGGTGGCGGCGGAACGAAGGCGGCGGTTCGGGATTATCGCGTGGCGGTTAAAACCGGGACTGCGAAGAAAATCGGTGATGACGGTAAATACGTGGATAAATATGTGGCCTACACCGCAGGCGTGGCGCCAGCCAGCAGCCCGAAGTTTGCACTGGTGGTGGTGATTAACGATCCGCAGAACGGCGCCTATTACGGCGGTGCCGTATCGGCACCCGTTTTTAGCCAGATTATGGGCGATGTGTTGCGACTGGAAAACGTCAAACCGGATGGCATGCCCGCCGACTCCAGTCATCTGTTGGTAATGCATGGCAATCCGCAGACATTCCCTGTGCGCTAA
- the rlmA gene encoding 23S rRNA (guanine(745)-N(1))-methyltransferase, with amino-acid sequence MSFSCPLCHQPLAHVNNSFICPQRHQFDVAKEGYVNLLPVQHKRSRDPGDSAEMMQARRAFLDAGHYQPLRDAIVEQLSMRLDASAASILDIGCGEGYYTHAFADALPAATTYGLDVAKVAIKAAARRYPQVTFCVASSHRLPFADASQDAIVRIYAPCKAEELARVVKPRGWVLTATPGARHLMELKGLIYDEVRLHAPHTEQLEGFNLLEDIALAYPMSLSGKEAVALLQMTPFAWRAKPEVWEHLASRETFDCQTDFRLHLWQRAD; translated from the coding sequence ATGTCGTTTTCCTGCCCCCTTTGTCACCAGCCTCTCGCGCACGTCAATAACAGTTTTATCTGTCCGCAGCGGCATCAGTTTGATGTGGCAAAAGAGGGATACGTCAACCTGTTGCCGGTGCAGCATAAGCGTTCGCGCGATCCGGGTGACAGTGCGGAGATGATGCAGGCACGGCGTGCGTTTCTTGATGCCGGACACTATCAGCCGCTGCGTGACGCCATCGTTGAACAACTTTCCATGCGCCTCGACGCGTCGGCGGCCTCGATTCTTGATATCGGTTGTGGTGAAGGGTATTACACTCACGCCTTTGCTGATGCGCTGCCTGCGGCGACCACTTATGGACTGGACGTGGCGAAGGTCGCCATCAAAGCGGCGGCCAGGCGCTATCCGCAGGTGACATTCTGCGTTGCATCGAGTCATCGTCTGCCGTTTGCTGATGCCAGTCAGGACGCGATTGTGCGGATTTACGCGCCGTGTAAAGCAGAAGAACTGGCGCGTGTGGTCAAGCCGCGCGGATGGGTTCTCACTGCAACGCCGGGAGCGCGGCATTTAATGGAGTTGAAAGGGCTGATTTACGATGAGGTCCGACTCCATGCGCCGCATACCGAGCAACTGGAAGGGTTCAACCTGCTGGAAGATATCGCGCTGGCGTACCCGATGAGCCTGAGTGGGAAGGAAGCGGTGGCGCTATTGCAGATGACACCTTTTGCATGGCGGGCGAAGCCAGAGGTTTGGGAACACCTGGCGAGTAGAGAAACGTTTGACTGCCAGACGGATTTTCGTCTTCACCTCTGGCAGCGCGCGGATTAA
- the mntP gene encoding manganese efflux pump MntP — protein sequence MNITATIILAFGMSMDAFAASIGKGATLHKPKFSEALRTGLIFGAVETLTPLIGWALGMLASKFVLEWNHWIAFILLAFLGGRMIIEGFRGADDEDDEPLRRHGFWLLVTTAIATSLDAMAVGVGLAFLQVNIIATALAIGCATLIMSTLGMMVGRFIGPLLGKRAEILGGVVLIGIGVQILWTHFHG from the coding sequence ATGAATATCACTGCCACTATTATTCTCGCTTTCGGCATGTCGATGGATGCTTTCGCGGCATCAATTGGCAAAGGCGCCACCCTGCATAAACCCAAATTCTCTGAAGCGCTACGCACCGGTTTGATCTTCGGCGCAGTCGAAACATTGACGCCGCTGATCGGCTGGGCGCTGGGCATGTTAGCCAGCAAATTCGTACTGGAATGGAATCACTGGATTGCCTTCATTCTTCTGGCCTTTCTGGGCGGGCGAATGATTATAGAAGGATTTCGCGGCGCGGATGATGAAGACGATGAACCGCTGCGCCGTCACGGTTTCTGGTTACTGGTCACTACCGCCATCGCCACCAGCCTCGACGCCATGGCGGTCGGTGTAGGGCTGGCGTTCCTGCAGGTCAACATTATCGCTACCGCACTGGCTATCGGCTGTGCCACGTTGATTATGTCCACGCTGGGGATGATGGTCGGTCGCTTCATTGGCCCGCTGCTTGGCAAACGGGCTGAAATTCTGGGCGGGGTGGTGCTGATCGGTATCGGCGTCCAGATCCTCTGGACACACTTTCACGGTTAA
- a CDS encoding DUF986 family protein, producing MTITDLVLVFFIAALLAYAIYDQFIMPRRNGQTLLAIPLLRRSRVDSVIFIGLIAILIYNNVTSHGAIMTTWLLCALALMGLYIFWIRVPKILFKQGGFFFANVWIEYNRIKEMNLSEDGVLVMQLEQRRLLIRVRNIDDLEKIYKLLVSSQ from the coding sequence ATGACTATTACGGACCTGGTGCTGGTTTTCTTTATTGCCGCGTTGCTGGCTTACGCCATTTACGATCAGTTCATCATGCCACGCCGCAATGGCCAGACTCTGCTTGCCATCCCCCTGCTACGCCGAAGCCGCGTGGACAGCGTCATCTTCATCGGCCTCATCGCGATTCTTATCTACAACAATGTCACCAGCCATGGGGCTATCATGACCACATGGTTATTATGTGCACTGGCGTTGATGGGGCTTTATATTTTCTGGATCCGGGTACCGAAGATCCTCTTCAAACAGGGTGGATTTTTCTTCGCCAACGTATGGATAGAATATAACCGCATTAAAGAGATGAATTTATCGGAAGATGGTGTTCTGGTGATGCAATTAGAACAAAGGCGTTTGCTTATTCGCGTACGAAATATCGACGACCTGGAAAAGATATATAAACTTCTCGTTTCCTCTCAGTGA